Genomic segment of Mycolicibacterium sarraceniae:
CTCCCCGCCATGTCGCGGACCCGGTCGCTGGCATCGATGACGCCGTCTGCTGCCGTCGAGAAGTTCAGCGAGGCAGGGTAATTCACCGCGTAAACATCGACCGATTTTCCGGCCAGCTGAGGTTCTCCCCGCAGCTGGTCAACGAAGGCCTGGCCGATTCCCCCCACGCCTGGCGGCTCGAACGTTCCGCGGGCGAACACCACTTCGACATCGGGACAACGCTCTGCCGCCGCTGCTGATGGGATCCCGAACGGTGCCGCCGTCAGCGCGGTGAGAGTGAGCATCGCGGCCAAAAACAGCCGGCGCACGCGTTGGGCCCGATCGGATTCGATGACAATCATATCGCCCCAGTTCGTTTCGTGTCATACCACCTCGGCCAGCCGCATCGCTGTACCACGAGGTGCGTTCATGATTCCCAAAAGTGTTACAGCCCAAACCCACAGACTCCACCGCGGATGTCGCTCCTGAGCGGAAGTTTCCAGTGACTGGCACGACAACGCTAACCCTCCCGCGAGCGAGGGTCACCAAAAAACGGTGACGACCTGCCTGCCTTACGCCAGCACCGGCTTCGACGCAGTGAACACCACCGGCATCGCTTCCAACCCACTCACGAAGTTGGCCGGCCGCAGGGGCAGCGCGGTCTCGTCGGCCAGTCGCAGGTCCGGTAGTCGCTCGAGGAGCTTGCGAATCATCGTGCTGAGCTCCAACCGGGCCAGCTGATTACCCAGGCAGAAGTGGGTTCCGAAGCCGAATGCCACGTGGCTGTTGGGGTTCCGGTCGATGCGGAAGTTCTCCGGGTCGCCGAAGACCGACTCGTCGAAGTTGGCCGCCTCGAACATCAGCAGCATCTTCTCGCCCTGACGCAGCTGGGCACCGTGGAATTCGACGTCCCGCATCGCCGTTCTGGCCATGTTCTTCACCGGCGAGGTCCAGCGCAGCATTTCCTCGATGGCATTGGGCAGCAGGCTCACGTCCGCTACCAGCCTCTGCCACTGATCACGGCGGCGCACAAGCTGTTCGGTGCCGCCCGACAACGTGTGCCGGGTGGTCTCGTCCCCGCCGATGAGAATCAGCAGGGTCTCCATGATGATCTCTTGATCGTCCATCCGCTGGCCGTCGACCTCGGAGTTGACCAGAATCGAGAACAGATCATCGGTCGGCTCGGACCGGCGCTTGGCGATGGTCTCGGTTGCGTACGCGGAGTACCCGGCGAAGGCGTCCATCACCGCTTGCAACGTCTCGGCGTCGGCAGCCGAGTTCAAGCCGCACACCAGATCGTCGGACCACTTCAGCAGCGTCGAACGTTCTTCGGGAGCCACGCCGAGCATGTCACCGATAACGGCCATCGGCAGCGGCGCGGCGATATCGCGAACGAAGTCGCATTCCCCGCGCTCGCAGACCGCGTCGATCAGCGCGTCACACAAGGTGTCGATTCCGGCGAGCTTGTCCATCACACGCTTGCGGGTGAAGCCCGCGTTGACGAGCTTGCGGCGCAAGAGGTGTCCAGGATCGTCCATGTCGATCATGTACGGCATACCGGGGTTGTCGGGCCGGATGCCCCCGGTGTTGGAGAACGTCTCGGGGTCACGTTCGGCGTCGAGGACCGCTTGGTAGGTCGCCGCGGCCGCCAGACCATTGCGGTCGCGGAACACCGGCTCGTTGGCGCGCATCCAGCGATACGCGTCGCGCGCACCTCCGTCGGCGTAGAAACTGCCCTCGGTCAGATCAACATTCGGCTTGGCCGAAGCCAGGGTGCCTGTCATCTACTTCCCTCCATACTTCTGTCCACGCGGGCTGTCAAAGCGGATTACAGTGTCCGCATGCCTGTTTCGCAGCACACCATTGCCGGCACGGTGCTCACCATGCCGGTGCACATTCGCAAGGCCGACGTTCACACGGCGATGTTCTCGGTTCCGGCCGATGCCGCGCAGCGACTCGTCGCCTACAGCGGATTGCAGGTCTGCCAGTTCCGGCCGGGCCGTGCGGTGGTGAATCTGATGCTTGCCCGCTACATCGACGGCGATCTGGGCAAGTACCACGAATTCGGTACGTGCGTGATGGTCAATCCCCCGGGCTCGGATGCCCACGGCCTCAAAGCTCTTGGCGACGCCGCGGCGTTCATCCATCACCTGCCCGTCGACCAGTCCTTCACTCTGGAGGCCGGCCGCACCATCTGGGGCTTCCCCAAGATCATGGCGGACTTCAACGTTCGCCACGCGAGCCCGTTCACCTTCGATGTCAGCGAGGGCGGATCGCTGATCGCCGGGATCGAATTCCACGGGGGTCTGCCGATTCCGTCGCTGCGCCCGCGCAGCCGGGTTCTCAAGACCTACACCTTCTCCGAGGGCACCACTCGCGAGGTGCCCTGGGAGATGAATAATTCCGGTGTCCGCTTCCGGCCGGGTGGCGCCACGCTGCGACTGGGCGATCACCCGTACGCCAAGGAGCTGGCCTCGCTCGGGCTGCCCAAGCGCGCGATGGTCTCGGGATCGGTCGCCCATGTCGAGATGACGTTCGGCGACGCCCATATCCTGCGTTAAGCCGAACGTCATCCGGTCAATCTAGAGCCCCGGCTAGACAACTCGCAAGAAGTGTCTACAAGAGGGCCGCAGCCTCTTGTATCTGTTCGGGGGTGCGAGCGCCGATGACCATCATGGTGACGCCGGCGGCTTCCCAGGCGACGATCTGTTTGCGCACGTAGTCGATGTCGCCGACGATCGCCGAGTCGTCGACGAGTTCGTCGGGAACGGCCTTGGCCGCATCGTCTTTGCGATCTGAGCGGAACAGTCGGGTGACCTCGTCGACGACGTCGGAGTAGCCCATCCGGCGGTAGACATCGGCGTGGAAGTTGGTGTCTTCGGCGCCCATTCCGCCCATGTAGAGCGCCAGGTGCGGCTTGATCAGTTCCAGGATCGAGGCCCGGTCATCGGTGACCACCACCTGCGCGGTGGCACAGATCTCAAAGTCTTCCCGGGAGCGGCGGGCACCGGGACGGGCGAATCCTTCATCGAGCCACTCGTTGTACATCGGGGCCAGGCGTGGCGAGTAGAAGATCGGCAGCCAGCCATCGCAGATCTCGGCGGCCAGCGCGACGTTCTTGGGGCCTTCGGCGCCGAGCATGATCGGGATATCGGCGCGCAACGGGTGCACGATCGGCTTCAGCGGCTTGCCCAGCCCGGTGGTGCCCTCCCCGCTCAACGGCAGCGGGTAGTGCGGGCCGGCACTGGTGACCGGGGCTTGCCGTGCCCAGACCTGGCGGATCACGTCGATGTATTCGCGGGTCCGCGCCAACGGTTTGGGGAAGCGCTGCCCGTACCAGCCCTCCACGACCTGCGGGCCCGACACCCCCAGGCCGAGGATGTGGCGGCCGCCGGAGAGATGGTCCAGCGTCAGCGACGCCATCGCGCACGCGGTTGGGGTCCGTGCCGAGAGTTGCACCACCGAAGTGCCCAGCCGCATCCGGCTGGTTTCACGGCCCCACCACGCCAGCGGCGTGAAGGCATCCGAGCCCCACGCCTCGGCGGTGAACACCGTGTCATAGCCGGCCTCCTCGGCCACCGCCACCAACTCCGCATGATTCGTCGGAGGCTGTGCGCTCCAATAGCCAAGTTGCAGACCCAGCTTCATCGGTGCCGCCTTTCTGTCCGGGACAAGGTCCTTGCCACGTTTCTTAGAACCTGTTCTACTCGATGCTGTGACCACCAGCCAAAGCAGCCCGGTGCAGATCGACGCGCATCAGAAGCCCCTTTCGGCACCGCTGAAGCTGTCATTCGACTACACCCGTTCAGTCGGACCTCTCCTTGGCCAGTTCTTCACCGCCCTGCGCGGGCGACGCATCCTGGGCGTCCGCGGCTCGGACGGACGCGTGCTCGTACCGCCCG
This window contains:
- a CDS encoding cytochrome P450, which produces MTGTLASAKPNVDLTEGSFYADGGARDAYRWMRANEPVFRDRNGLAAAATYQAVLDAERDPETFSNTGGIRPDNPGMPYMIDMDDPGHLLRRKLVNAGFTRKRVMDKLAGIDTLCDALIDAVCERGECDFVRDIAAPLPMAVIGDMLGVAPEERSTLLKWSDDLVCGLNSAADAETLQAVMDAFAGYSAYATETIAKRRSEPTDDLFSILVNSEVDGQRMDDQEIIMETLLILIGGDETTRHTLSGGTEQLVRRRDQWQRLVADVSLLPNAIEEMLRWTSPVKNMARTAMRDVEFHGAQLRQGEKMLLMFEAANFDESVFGDPENFRIDRNPNSHVAFGFGTHFCLGNQLARLELSTMIRKLLERLPDLRLADETALPLRPANFVSGLEAMPVVFTASKPVLA
- a CDS encoding acetoacetate decarboxylase family protein; protein product: MPVSQHTIAGTVLTMPVHIRKADVHTAMFSVPADAAQRLVAYSGLQVCQFRPGRAVVNLMLARYIDGDLGKYHEFGTCVMVNPPGSDAHGLKALGDAAAFIHHLPVDQSFTLEAGRTIWGFPKIMADFNVRHASPFTFDVSEGGSLIAGIEFHGGLPIPSLRPRSRVLKTYTFSEGTTREVPWEMNNSGVRFRPGGATLRLGDHPYAKELASLGLPKRAMVSGSVAHVEMTFGDAHILR
- a CDS encoding LLM class F420-dependent oxidoreductase — protein: MKLGLQLGYWSAQPPTNHAELVAVAEEAGYDTVFTAEAWGSDAFTPLAWWGRETSRMRLGTSVVQLSARTPTACAMASLTLDHLSGGRHILGLGVSGPQVVEGWYGQRFPKPLARTREYIDVIRQVWARQAPVTSAGPHYPLPLSGEGTTGLGKPLKPIVHPLRADIPIMLGAEGPKNVALAAEICDGWLPIFYSPRLAPMYNEWLDEGFARPGARRSREDFEICATAQVVVTDDRASILELIKPHLALYMGGMGAEDTNFHADVYRRMGYSDVVDEVTRLFRSDRKDDAAKAVPDELVDDSAIVGDIDYVRKQIVAWEAAGVTMMVIGARTPEQIQEAAALL